A window of Streptomyces sp. NBC_01224 genomic DNA:
CCTGCTCCGCGGATACCGCAACGACGACAACAACGACTGAGTCGGCGTGAGCGTGCCCGGGGCGCCCGCATACGATGTGAGCGACGTCTTCCTTCCGACTCCCGATCGATAGGTCCTGCCGAAGATGAGCCTCACGAGCACCGCGCACCAGCTGGTCACCCTCGCCGCCGAGGGCGGCGAGCACGGTGGCAACCACGAAAGCCTCAGCCCGTATCTCACCGGAGGCGGTGCATTCGTCGTGCTGCTGCTCCTGCTGTGGATCACCACTCGCTTCAACCGCGACCGCTGAGGCGGAGGCGTACAGCTGTGCCAGTAGGCTCTGCACGCATGGGAGAGCAGGAAGTGCCTACCGGCCGCGGGAAGCGCCGAATCGGCGTGATGGGCGGGACATTTGACCCGATTCATCATGGACACCTGGTGGCGGCCAGCGAAGTGGCCGCCCAGTTCCACCTCGACGAGGTGATCTTCGTCCCGACCGGGCAGCCGTGGCAGAAGAGCCACAAGCACGTCTCCCCGGCCGAGGACCGCTATCTGATGACGGTCATCGCGACGGCGTCCAACCCGCAGTTCTCGGTCAGCCGGAGCGACATCGACCGCAGCGGGCCGACATACACCATCGATACGCTGCGGGACCTGCGCGCGATCCACGGCGACGCGGACCTCTTCTTCATCACCGGCGCCGACGCGCTCTCCCAGATCCTCACCTGGCGGGACGCCGACGAACTGTTCTCCCTCTCCCACTTCATCGGTGTGACGCGGCCGGGGCACGTGCTCGCGGACCCCGGGCTGCCGGAGGGCGGGGTCTCCCTCGTGGAGGTGCCCGCGCTCGCGATCTCGTCCACGGACTGCCGTGAGAGGGTCGCGCAGGGGGAGCCGGTCTGGTACTTGGTGCCGGACGGCGTGGTCCGCTACATCGACAAGCGCCAGCTGTACCGCGGCGAATGAGCCACGCAGAGGGGCACCGGTGAACGACCGACAGAACCCGTACGACCCGTACTACCAGCAGCCGCAGATCATCGGCTACGACGAGTACGGGCAGCCGGTGTATCAGCAGCCCGGACAGCAGTCGTACGACCCGTATGCGCCTCAGCAGCCCCAGCAGGAGCCGCATCAGGCCGACCAGGGGTACGGATACGACCCGTACGCCCAGCCTCAGCAGCAGCCGTACGACCCGTACGCAGCCCCCCAGCAGCCGCAACAGCCCCAACAGCAGGCATACGGCGGCTACGACGGCTATGGCTACGACACCGGCCGACAGCCCGCCGCGGTCGACACCACCCAGCAGTGGAACATCCCGCAGCAGGCCGCCGCACAGCCGTCCCCGCCCGCACCCGCGCCGGCCCGGCAGGAACCCGAGCCCGAGCCCGACTTCGAGGCCGGCCCGGAACCGGCCGTCCCCGGGCAGCGCCGAGCCGACCGCGACTACCGCACAGAGCAGTTCTCCTTCATCGAGGAGCCCGACGAGGACTCCGAAGACGTCATCGACTGGCTGAAGTTCACCGAGAGCCGCAGCGAGCGGCGCGAAGAGGCACGGCGTCGCGGCCGCAACCGCATGGTCGCGCTGATAGTCGTGGTGGTCCTGGTGGTGGTCGGCGGGGTCGGCTACCTCTGGTCCGCCGGCAAGATCCCCGGACTCTCCGGCTCGGAGAAGGACAACACCGCATCGACGGGCCCGCAGCAGCGGGACGTCATCGTGGTCCATCTGCGCAACACCAAGAAGGGCGGCACCTCCACGGCGCTGCTCGTCGACAATGTGACGACCAAACAGGGGACCACGGTCCTGCTCCCCAACTCGCTCGCGGTCGCCGACGACGAGGGCGTCACGACCACCCTCGGCAAGTCCGTGGAGGACGACGGCACCACGGGTACCCGCGATTCCATCGACACACTGCTCGGCACCAAGATCAGCGGCACGTGGCGGCTCGACACCCCCTATCTGGAGACTCTCGTCGATCTGGTCGGCAGCATCGAGGTCGACACCGACACCGAAGTGCCCGACACGAAGAAGGGCGCTTCCCCCCTGGTGAAGAAGGGTGAGGCGCAGACCCTGAGCGGCCAGATGGCCGTTGCATACGCCACTTACCGGGCACCCGGTGAGGCGGAGGCGAAGCAGCTCACGCGGTTCGGGGAGGTCATGCGGGGCGTTCTGCGGAAGATCTCGGACGATCCGAAGGCCGCCACGGTCACCGTGCAGACGCTGGCGCAGATCCTCGACCCGTCGCTCCCCGAGAAGGATCTCGGTGCCTCGCTGGCGAAGCTCGCCCAGCATGCCAAGGCCGGCGACTACAAGACGGCACTGCTGCCGGTGCAGGCCGACGGCACCCTTACCGACGCGGCCACCGAGAGCGTCGTCAAGGACATCCTGGGCGGCACGGTGAAGGCTCCGGAAGCCGGTGCGGCGGTGCGGGTCGGGATCAAGAACGCCACCGGTGACAAGGACAGCACGGAGTCCGCCCAGATCAAGCTGGTCAACGGCGGCTATGTCTTCGTCGGCGGCGGAACGGCCGAGACCGCGGCGCTGTCCGAGGTCGTCTACAAGACCGCGGCGGACAAGGACAAGGCGACGCAGGTCGCCAAGACCCTGGGCCTGCCGACGAGCGCGCTGAAGCAGGGCAAGCCCGCCGCGAACGCGGATGTGTCCGTCGTGCTGGGCCAGAACTACGAGATCAAATGACCGGGACCGCACCGCCCGGATGATGTCGATTCGATCTTCGAACATTCGCTGCGTGGGCTGTCGGCGGTCCGTGAGACCCTAGAGGTTGATCTGACCGCCGACGAAAGCCTGCTTGTGACCGCCACGGACCGCTCCATCGAGCTCATCAACGCCGCCGCTCAGGCGGCCGCCGACCGGCTCGCGCACGACATCATCGCGTACGACGTCAGCGACGTGCTGTCGATCACAGACGCCTTCCTGCTGGCTTCGGCCCCCAACGACCGCCAGGTCAAGTCGATCGTCGACGAGATCGAGGAGCGGCTCCAGAAGGAACTCGGCGCCAAGCCGGTGCGCCGTGAGGGCGACCGCGACGCGCGCTGGATTCTCCTCGACTACGTCGACATCGTCATCCATGTCCAGCACAGCGAGGAGCGGGTCTTCTACGCGCTGGAGCGCCTCTGGAAGGACTGCCCCGAGATCGCGCTCCCCGAGGACGCAGTCAAGACCCGGGGCAAGGCCGCGGAGCACGCCCAGCTCACCGGCAGCACGGAAGGTGAGCGGAGCTGAACGGCAGCGGAAGCGGCAGGGGCCGCAGGATCGTTCTCTGGCGACACGGCCAGACGGCATGGAATCTGGAGCGCCGGTTCCAGGGCTCCACGGACATCGCGCTCACCGAGGCCGGCGTCGGGCAGGCCCAGCGGGCCGCCCGGCTGCTCGCCTCGCTGAAGCCGGCTGCGATCGTCGCCTCGGATCTGCAGCGGGCGGCGGCCACGGCCGCCGAGCTCGCCGCGATCACCGGCCTCGAAGTAGCGCACGACGCGGGACTGCGCGAGACCTACGCGGGCGCCTGGCAGGGCCTCACCCACGAGGAGATCGTGGAGCTGTACGGCGAGCAGTACGCCGCATGGAAGCGCGGCGAGCCCGTGCGCCGCGGCGGCGGTGAGCTGGAGACCGAGGTCGCCGACCGGGCCGCCCCTGTCGTACTCGGACACGCCGAGAAGCTGCCCGACAGCGGCACACTCGTCGTGGTCAGCCACGGCGGCACCATCCGCACCACCATCGGTCGGCTGCTGGGTCTGGAGGCGCACCACTGGGAAGGGCTCGGCGGGCTCTCCAACTGCTGCTGGTCGGTGCTGGGCGAGGGCGCGCGGGGCTGGCGCCTGCTGGAGCACAATGCCGGCACGCTGCCGGAGCCGGTGCTCGGCGACGACACGTAGGAGCGCCGGGGCCTGGGGGTGCCATGGGCCTGCCTGCGAGGCGGGCCCGCACGGCGCTCGGCGGCCACCTCCGGGCGGCGTCGGCCGGATTTCACTTTCTGGCTGGTCACAGGCTAAAGTTCTTCTTGTTCGCAGCGCGGAAACGCAGAGAAACACGGCGAACAGCGGGGCTATAGCTCAGTTGGTAGAGCGCCTGCATGGCATGCAGGAGGTCAGGAGTTCAATTCTCCTTAGCTCCACAATCAAGATCCCGTCCCCATCAGGGGGCGGGATCTTTGCGTTCCCCCTGACTGTCCGGCCTGGGGTCCCGTCCGGCCGTCCGATGCCCTGACTGTACGTCCGGTCGCCCCTCCCGGCGCCGCAGCGCCGCCACCTGCTCGCCGCTCTCCTCGTCGGCCGGGGTGTAGGCCACGATCCGGCACTCCGGCAGGCCGTTGACGGACAGCGATACCGAGGTCATCCGTATCTCGTCGGTCGCCGCCCAGTGCCGGAAGGTCTTCACCCGCGGTCCCGGCGGGGCGACATCCCCACTGCGCCACAGTTCGGCGAAGTACGGGCTGGCGGCCGAGAGCTGTTCGACGAACGATTCCCAGGCGGGCTCGCCCGTATGGCGTCCGTAGGCTCCCCGCAGCGTCGCCACCATGATCGGCAGTTCCTGGGTCCGGTGGACGACGGGACAGGCCTCCTCGGGCACCGTGAACAGCGTCCACAGCACATTGCGTACGCTCGTTCCCGCCATTTCGGGGACGCCGAACAGGTTGCGGTAGGCGGGATTGGTGGCCAGGACGTCGTACCGAGTGTTGTAGACCACGGCTGGGTGCGGATCGAGTGCGTCGATGATGCCCTGGATCTCGGGCCCCACCTCTATAGCGTCGGTCTGTCTGCCCGGGGCGTAGGCCACCTCCGCCAGATGATAGAGGTGCTCGCGCTCCGGCGCGTCCAGTCGCAGGGTGCGCGCCACGGCGTCCAGGACCTGTGGTGAGGCGTTGATCGGACGGCCCTGTTCCAGCCAGGTGTACCAGGTGACACCGACGCCGGAGAGCTGTGCGACCTCCTCGCGGCGCAGGCCCGGGGTGCGGCGGCGCAGTCCGGGCGCCATGCCCACATCGGCGGGTGTCACCCGCGCCCGGCGGTTGCGCAGAAAGGCCGCGAGCTCCGGACGCCGCCGGTGTTGCTCCTGCTGATGTGCCGTCACCATTGTCACGCCCCCATCGTCGGTGCTCTGCACGGGAGTTGCCAGGTGCTGTCAGTGCCAGCATCAGCGGGCTCTCGTTACCCGTATTCGACCGGGGTCAGGCTCTATGCCATGACGACGATCTCAGAGGCAACTCCACGTTCCGTAACCAGTAAAGACGCCACCACTGTCAAACGTCCCGGCAGAGTGCTTGCCCTGGTGCTCGCGGCTCAGTTCATGGCGCTGCTCGACATCTTCATCGTCAACGTCGCCGCCCCGACGATCCGGAGTGAACTCGGCGCCTCCGGAGCCGGGTTGCAGCTCATCGTGGCCGGCTACACCATCACGTACGCCGTGCTGCTCATCACCGGTGCCAGGCTCGGCGGGCTGCTCGGACACGGCCGGGCTCATCTGGCCGGACTCGCCGTCTTCACGGCTGCCTCGCTGGCCTGCGGACTTGCCGCGGGAACCGGGCAGTTGATCGCCTTCCGGCTGATCCAGGGGGCGGGTGCGGCGGTGATGATTCCGCAGGTGCTCAGCCTCATTCAGCGCCACTTCGCCGGCGAGGCGCGGATCCGTGCGCTCGGCGCCTACAGCGCGGTGCTTGCCACCGGGGCGGCCGCCGGGCAGGTGGTCGGTGGGGTGCTGGTCAGCGCCGATCTGTTCGGCGCGGGCTGGCGGCCGGTCTTCCTGGTGAATGTGCCGATCGGGCTGGTTCTGCTGGTGCTCGGCATCCGTGTGCTGCCCGGCGAACCGCGCACGGGGGACGCCAGAGCCCAGGCGCGTGCCCGCGGACTCGATCTGCCGGGTCTGGTGCTTCTCGCCGCAACCGTCACGCTGCTCACCGTCCCGCTGGTGCTCGGGCAGGAGTTGGACTGGCCGGTCTGGTCGTGGGTCTGCCTGATCGCCTCCGTGGGGTTCTTCGCCGGGTTCGTCGGTTATGAGTCACGGCTGGCCGCGCGCGGTGGTGCGCCCCTGATCGCGCCCAGGGTGTTGCGCATCCCCGGCATGGCGCGGGCGGCACTGCGCATTCTTGTGGTGATGGCGATCAACGCGGGCTTCCTCTTTGCGATGACGCTGCACGTCCAGGGCGGTCTGGGCTACTCGGCGCTGCGCGCGGGGCTGATGTTCGCACCGACCGCGCTGGTATTCGGTGCGGTCGGGCTGACCTGGCGCCGGTGGCCCGCGAGGCTCCAAGGGGCCCTGGTGCCGGTCGGGTTCGCCCTGGTGGCCGTCGCCTCCGTGGCCATCGGGCTGCTGATGCGGGACGGCGGCGACGGCGGGCTCTGGCTGTACGTGGCCTTCGCGATCACGGGCAGCGGTATGGCGCTGGGCTTCAGCCCCACCCTTACGGGGGCGTTGGCGAACGTACGTCCGGAGGATGCGGCTGATGCAAGCGGCGTACTGGTGACCGTCACCCAGCTCGGCCAGCTGCTCGGCGTCGCGACATTCGGCACGCTCTATCTCAACCGCCTTGATACGTCAGGGGTGCAGGGGTCGGGGCAGGCCCTGTGGGAATGCACTCTCGCACTGTCGGTGGCCGCGATCGCAGGCGCGTCGGTGGGTCTCGTACGGCGTCGGTGACCGGCCGGATGTCCGGCGGGCTGACCCCCTTGCGGCGTCATGGCAGAATCGGACCGCCGGAGGGGGCGACGGACCGAACGGGAGGGAGCGCGCGATGCCTGCGAGCCGCGACGAGGTCCCGGACCTGCTCCTTGTCCCCGAACGCCGCGTCCGCGCGGGTCGTCCTGCTGGTGATCCGTCCCATGCGGTCCAAGTGCTCGGCGGGAACGGCGGAGTCTCCTGCATGTGTACCGCCCGCGGCCAAAGCCGGAGCTGACCCATGGGTGCACACAGGCGGAAGTGTGACTGGTGCGGCAGCGGTACGCCCATCGTCAGGGACATGGATCCGATCAATCCGGAGTACCAGTACTGGTGCGAGGAGTGTGCGCGGGCGCTGATCATAAAGGGCGACCCGATCGAGACCTACCGGGAGCTGGAGGGGGAGCCGATCTACGGGCGGCTGCTGGAGGAGCACTGCACCCTCAAGCGCTTCTACTCCTTCGCCACCGCGTGAACCGCCTCGCCATCACTTGACCAAGATGCCGCAAATTCGGTCAAAGCTGTGCAGGCGGGAAACGATTTGGTGGAGTGGCGGGGTCACCGGTAATGTTCTCGATGTCGCCAGGGGGAACCGGGCGGCACACAGTACGGGGCTATAGCTCAGTTGGTAGAGCGCCTGCATGGCATGCAGGAGGTCAGGAGTTCAATTCTCCTTAGCTCCACAGTGAAGAAATGAGAAGCGGGTCAACCTCACGGGGTGACCCGCTTCTCGTGTACGTACATCAATTGCGGCCGCTGCCAAGGGCCTTCCGGCCGATGACCGGCGGCGGCGCGGGGCGTTCCGCCGCCTCCTGCTCGATGCGGAGCGCCAGCGCGGGACACCGGCGCACTGCGCGCTGTGCGCGCCCCCTCAGATGCATCGGAACCGCTGCGTCCGCGAGCGCCGGGTAACCGTCGGGGCCCAGCGCGATCAACTCAGGGACGATGTCCGCGCAGAGCCCGTGGCCCTGGCAGAGCGTCCAGTCCACCGCCAGCCACTCGGAATGGACTCCTCCAGGCGCTGTCGGCCGGGCGCGGGCAGGGGCAGGACCCCGAGCGTCTCGCGGCCGCAGCCGCCGTCCAGGACATGTGCCGCCAGGTCGTCCGTGAAGGCGGACAGCGTCGAGGTCACAAAGCGTGCCGAGCCGTCCGGATGCTTGCACGCGCCCCGGCCCACTGCCCGGGTCACTTCGCGCAGCGCCTCCAGGGCCGCGGGCCCGCCGCCCGTTCAGTACGTCGGACAGCCCCGCCCGCCGCGGCCTGCAGCCCCGGTTTGCACGGACCGCACTGGCCCGCGGTCTCGGCGGCGAGCCAGTTCGCCACCCGCAGGGCCTCGCCGAGCGGGCAGCTCTCGGGCCCGATCGGCAGGATCGCTCCCGCTCCCAGCGCGCCACCGGCCGCGGCCGGGGACTCCCGGGACACCACGGCGTCGTGCGACGCCATCGCGTCGATCCAGTTGCCGTGATGGCCGCCGGTCAGCACGCCCTGCGGCAACGGCGGCGCGCCGGCCAGCTGGAGCACGTACCGCAGTGGCACACCCGTGGGTACCCCGATGACCATCGGGCGCGAGACGGCTCCGGAGAGGTTGAGCAGCACGGTGCCGGGTTCGCCGGGCAGGCCGGTGTGCCCGTAGCGGCGGGCGCCGATCCGGGCGGCGACGGCGAGCTGTGCGTACGTCTCCGCGTTCGACAGCAGGGTCGGGGCGCCCGAGCCCCCCGACTCGGCGGCGCGCTCTCGGCGGCCGGGCGGCAGGGCGGGGCCGCCGCCCGCCGCCCGGATGACCGCCGAGGCCTCCCCGGAGACCATTCGCTCGGTGGTACGCACCACGCGGGCACGCAACTGCTGGCCACGCCGGTCGGACAGGCCCCGCTCGGCGAGGGCGGCGCGCACGGAGATCTCCGTGGAGTTACGGGTGACGGCGACCATCGACGTACGGGCACCCAGCGCCTCGGCCGCCAGGAGCGCGCCGTCCAGGATGAGATGCGGAGCGCGGTTGAGCAGAACGGTGTCCTTGCGGCAGGCGGGCTCGCCCTCGCTTCCGTTGATCACCACGACGGGGCGCACGCCGCGTCGGATGGACGCCTGGCGACCGCCCGCAGTTTCCTCCCGAACGGAAATCCGGCACCGCCGCGGCCGCGCGGCAAGAGGGTCTCGGCGAGCTCGGCGAGATGCTCGCCGGTCATCGGTTCGAGCGTCCGTGCACCTTCAGGTGCATGGCGAGGTCCAGCCGCTCGACCAGGTCGAAGCCGGTGTTGAGCGGATCTTGCGATGAAGGTTCATGGGGGGCGACTTCGAATAGTTCGGCAAAGCGGTCCCGTTGCGGCATGCTAAGTCGCTCCATACCGGCCAGTACGGGCTTTGATCGGTTGCCCCGGTACACGGCGGTACGCGGAGTAATCCCCGCTTCCCGGACGTTCCGTCGTGCGGTCGCTTCCCCGTCCCGTCCACGGACCGGCCGGGCCCGGACCGGTTCCGGGCCCGTGCGGTACCCTGACGCCATGCGTGCCGTACGCCTTCTGCTTAGCGAGCCGCGCTGATCAGTCCCGACCGGTGAGAATGCCTGGTCGGAATCGGCGCGGCGTCCCCTCCTGTGCGAGGGGATTTTTCGTTTCCGTAGACGCGTGTCCGTAGACGTGGGCGCCGGCAGATGACGATCGATGGAGCTTTGAGGATCATGAGCGAGACGAATTCCGCAGCCGAGACGGCTGCGCCGCACCGCTACACGGCGGCGATGGCCGCCGACATCGAGGCACGCTGGCAGGACTTCTGGGACGCCGAGGGCACGTACGAGGCACCGAATCCGACCGGTGACCTGGCGGGCAATCCGGAACTGGCCGCCAAGCCGAAGAAGTTCATCATGGACATGTTCCCGTACCCCTCGGGTGCGGGCCTGCACGTCGGTCACCCGCTGGGCTACATCGCCACCGACGTCTTCGCCCGCCACCAGCGGATGACCGGGCACAACGTGCTGCACACCCTGGGCTTCGACGCCTTCGGCCTGCCCGCGGAGCAGTACGCCGTGCAGACCGGCACGCACCCGCGGGTCTCCACCGAGGCCAACATCGAGAACATGACTGCCCAGCTGCGCCGGCTGGGCCTGGGCCATGACAAGCGCCGCTCGTTCGCCACGATCGAGTCGGAGTACTACAAGTGGACGCAGTGGATCTTCCTGCAGATCTTCAACTCCTGGTACGACACCGAGTCCGACCGGGCCCGTCCGATCGCCGAGCTGGTCGCACAGTTCGAGAGCGGTTCGCGTCCCACCCCGGACGGCCGTGACTGGAGCGCGCTGAGCGCCGCCGAGCGCGCGGACGTCCTGGGCGAGTACCGCCTGGCGTACGCATCCGACGCGCCGGTCAACTGGTCGCCGGGCCTGGGCACCGTACTGGCCAATGAAGAGGTGACGGCCGACGGCCGCTCCGAGCGGGGCAACTTCCCCGTCTTCAAGGCCAAGCTGCGCCAGTGGAACATGCGCATCACCGCCTACGCCGACCGGCTGCTGAACGACCTGGACGGGCTGGACTGGCCCGAGGCCATCAAGCTGCAGCAGCGCAACTGGATCGGGCGTTCCGAAGGCGCTCGCGTCGACTTCCCGGTCGACGGTGCGGGCGACATCACCGTCTTCACCACCCGCCAGGACACCCTGTTCGGTGCCACCTACATGGTGCTGGCGCCCGAGCACGAGCTGGTCGAGCGGATCATTCCGGCCGCCTGGCCCGAGGGCACCCACCCGGTGTGGACCGGCGGGCACGCCTCACCGGCCGAGGCCGTCACCGCGTACCGCAAGCTGGCCGCCGCCAAGTCCGACGTGGAGCGGCAGGCCGAGGCCAAGGACAAGACCGGTGTCTTCACCGGTGCGTACGCGACCAACCCGGTCAGCGGCGAGAAGGTGCCCGTCTTCATCGCCGACTACGTCCTGATGGGTTACGGCACCGGCGCGATCATGGCCGTACCGGCGCACGATGCGCGCGACTTCGCCTTCGCGCGCGCCTTCGAGCTGCCGATGCGCTGTGTCGTCGAGCCGTCGGGCGACCGCGGCACCGACCCCTCGACGTGGGACGACGCCTTCGCCTCGTACGAAGCGAAGCTGGTCAACTCAGCCAATGACGAGATCTCGCTGGACGGTCTGGGCGTCGTCGACGCCAAGGCGAAGATCACCGAGTGGCTGAAGGCGCACGGCCTCGGTGAGGGCACTGTCAACTTCCGGCTGCGCGACTGGCTGTTCAGCCGCCAGCGCTACTGGGGCGAGCCCTTCCCGATCGTCTACGACGAGGACGGCATCGCCCACCCGCTGCCCGAGTCGATGCTGCCCCTGGAACTGCCGGAGGTCGACGACTACTCGCCGCGCACCTTCGACCCCGAGGACGCCGACACCCAGCCCGAGACCCCGCTGTCCCGGAACGCCGACTGGGTCAACGTCACCCTGGACCTGGGCGACGGCAACGGCCCGAAGAAGTACCGCCGCGAGACCAACACCATGCCCAACTGGGCGGGCTCCTGCTGGTACGAGCTGCGCTACCTGGACCCGAACAACGACCGGCAGCTGGTCGACCCGGCCATCGAGCAGTACTGGATGGGCCCGCGCGAGGGGCAGCCGACCGGTGGTGTCGACCTGTACGTCGGCGGCGCCGAGCACGCCGTACTGCACCTGCTGTACGCCCGCTTCTGGTCCAAGGTGCTGCACGACCTGGGGCACATCTCGTCCGCCGAGCCGTTCCACAAGCTGTACAACCAGGGCATGATCCAGGCGTTCGTCTACCGGGACAGCCGCGGCATCGCGGTTCCGGCGGCCGAGGTCGAGGAGCGGGACGGAAAGTTCTACTACCAGGGCGAAAAGGTCAGCCGCGTCCTGGGCAAGATGGGCAAGTCCCTGAAGAACGCCGTCACGCCGGACGAGATCTGCGCCGAGTACGGTGCCGACACGCTGCGCCTGTACGAAATGGCGATGGGCCCCCTGGACGTGTCGCGGCCGTGGGACACGCGTGCTGTCGTCGGTCAGTACCGGCTGCTGCAGCGGCTGTGGCGCAACGTCGTGGACGAGGAGACCGGTGAGGTCACCGTCGTCGACACGGAGCCGGGTGAGGAGACGCTGCGGGCACTGCACAAGGCGATCGACGGGGTCGGCCAGGACATGGCCGGGATGCGCTTCAACACGGCCATCGCCAAGGTCACCGAGCTGAACAACCACCTGACCAAGGCAGGCGGCCCGCTGTCCCGGAGTGTCGCCGAGTCGCTGGTGCTGCTGGTGGCGCCGCTGGCGCCGCACATCGCCGAGGAGCTGTGGCGCCGGCTGGGCCACATCGAGTCGGTCGTGCACCAGGACTTCCCGGCCGCCGACCCGGCGTACGTCGTGGACGAGACCGTGACCTGCGTCGTTCAGGTCAAGGGCAAGGTCAAGGCTCGCCTGGAGATCTCCCCGTCGATCGCGGACGAGGAGCTGGAAGCACTGGCCCTGGCCGACCCGGCCGTGGTCGCGGCGCTGGACGGTGCGGGGATCCGCAAGGTGATCGTGCGCGCGCCGAAGCTGGTCAATATCGTCCCGGCGTGATGCGGCCGATCGTCCCGCGCGAGGGTGCTCATCGTCCCCGCGTGACGGTCGTCGCGTAACCGCTGATTGCTGTACAGCGGTGTGGGGGCCTTCCCCTACGGGCAGGTTGGGGGTTCCGAAGGAACCCTCGGCCTGCCCTTTCCGTTTACGGTGGAGGGGCCGGCACCCGGCAGCCGAAACGACATCCGAGGGGCGCTCATGGAAGCCGTGATCCTGATTCTGGGGTTGCTCTTTTTCGCCTTCATGGCCCTGGGCGTGTATATGGGCGTCAAGGCCATCGGCGCGGCGAAGCGGGGTGTCGACCGTACGATCACCCAGGCGCGCCGAACCGTCGAGGACACCACGCTGCGGGCGAAGAGCTATGGCCAGGCGGGTGTGGGCGGAGAGCTGGCACAGCTGCGGCTCGCGCTGCGCACATCCATGCGGGCCACGCAGGAGGCGTTGCAGTCGGGAGTCGCCGAGGATGCCTCGCTCTCGGAGTCACTGGGCCTCTTCCAACGGCTGAGTGTGCACGGGCGTGAGCTGGACGACGAGCTGAAGAAACTGGAGCGCGAGCCCGACCGGGCGACGGTCGCCTCGCTGCTGCCGGGACTGAAGCAGCGTACGGAGCGGATCACGCACTCTGCGGATTCGCTGCGGTGGGCCGCGCGGGACCGGGCGCGGCAGTTCAACGACGACGATCTGGACGCGCTGAATGCGCAGATCGATGTGGAGGCCGGGGCGCTGCGGCACTGGACGGTGGAGCCGGACGAGCCGGTCCGCGGGCAGGGGAAGCCGCAGGGCGACGGGCGCGACCAGGGGCAGCGGCAAGGTCAGGGGCGTGGGCCGGCCGATGATGTGGCACAGGCGATCACGGCTCCGGATCCGCGACGGCAGACCGAATACCCGTGGCAGAAGGCAGCTCGGCCCGAAACGACGAACTGAGGCGTTCGATGACCGGTGGTGAGGCGTTCGATGACCGGCGGTGACAGGAAGCGGTCCGAAGCGATCGGGAGCGATCATTCGGTCGGGGTCGGACTGCCGAGCCGCAGACTCGCCAGGTAACCTCCCGCTCATGTC
This region includes:
- a CDS encoding helix-turn-helix transcriptional regulator, with amino-acid sequence MVTAHQQEQHRRRPELAAFLRNRRARVTPADVGMAPGLRRRTPGLRREEVAQLSGVGVTWYTWLEQGRPINASPQVLDAVARTLRLDAPEREHLYHLAEVAYAPGRQTDAIEVGPEIQGIIDALDPHPAVVYNTRYDVLATNPAYRNLFGVPEMAGTSVRNVLWTLFTVPEEACPVVHRTQELPIMVATLRGAYGRHTGEPAWESFVEQLSAASPYFAELWRSGDVAPPGPRVKTFRHWAATDEIRMTSVSLSVNGLPECRIVAYTPADEESGEQVAALRRREGRPDVQSGHRTAGRDPRPDSQGERKDPAP
- the nadD gene encoding nicotinate-nucleotide adenylyltransferase — encoded protein: MGEQEVPTGRGKRRIGVMGGTFDPIHHGHLVAASEVAAQFHLDEVIFVPTGQPWQKSHKHVSPAEDRYLMTVIATASNPQFSVSRSDIDRSGPTYTIDTLRDLRAIHGDADLFFITGADALSQILTWRDADELFSLSHFIGVTRPGHVLADPGLPEGGVSLVEVPALAISSTDCRERVAQGEPVWYLVPDGVVRYIDKRQLYRGE
- a CDS encoding histidine phosphatase family protein, which translates into the protein MNGSGSGRGRRIVLWRHGQTAWNLERRFQGSTDIALTEAGVGQAQRAARLLASLKPAAIVASDLQRAAATAAELAAITGLEVAHDAGLRETYAGAWQGLTHEEIVELYGEQYAAWKRGEPVRRGGGELETEVADRAAPVVLGHAEKLPDSGTLVVVSHGGTIRTTIGRLLGLEAHHWEGLGGLSNCCWSVLGEGARGWRLLEHNAGTLPEPVLGDDT
- the rsfS gene encoding ribosome silencing factor, with translation MTATDRSIELINAAAQAAADRLAHDIIAYDVSDVLSITDAFLLASAPNDRQVKSIVDEIEERLQKELGAKPVRREGDRDARWILLDYVDIVIHVQHSEERVFYALERLWKDCPEIALPEDAVKTRGKAAEHAQLTGSTEGERS
- a CDS encoding LCP family protein, with translation MNDRQNPYDPYYQQPQIIGYDEYGQPVYQQPGQQSYDPYAPQQPQQEPHQADQGYGYDPYAQPQQQPYDPYAAPQQPQQPQQQAYGGYDGYGYDTGRQPAAVDTTQQWNIPQQAAAQPSPPAPAPARQEPEPEPDFEAGPEPAVPGQRRADRDYRTEQFSFIEEPDEDSEDVIDWLKFTESRSERREEARRRGRNRMVALIVVVVLVVVGGVGYLWSAGKIPGLSGSEKDNTASTGPQQRDVIVVHLRNTKKGGTSTALLVDNVTTKQGTTVLLPNSLAVADDEGVTTTLGKSVEDDGTTGTRDSIDTLLGTKISGTWRLDTPYLETLVDLVGSIEVDTDTEVPDTKKGASPLVKKGEAQTLSGQMAVAYATYRAPGEAEAKQLTRFGEVMRGVLRKISDDPKAATVTVQTLAQILDPSLPEKDLGASLAKLAQHAKAGDYKTALLPVQADGTLTDAATESVVKDILGGTVKAPEAGAAVRVGIKNATGDKDSTESAQIKLVNGGYVFVGGGTAETAALSEVVYKTAADKDKATQVAKTLGLPTSALKQGKPAANADVSVVLGQNYEIK
- a CDS encoding MFS transporter translates to MVLAAQFMALLDIFIVNVAAPTIRSELGASGAGLQLIVAGYTITYAVLLITGARLGGLLGHGRAHLAGLAVFTAASLACGLAAGTGQLIAFRLIQGAGAAVMIPQVLSLIQRHFAGEARIRALGAYSAVLATGAAAGQVVGGVLVSADLFGAGWRPVFLVNVPIGLVLLVLGIRVLPGEPRTGDARAQARARGLDLPGLVLLAATVTLLTVPLVLGQELDWPVWSWVCLIASVGFFAGFVGYESRLAARGGAPLIAPRVLRIPGMARAALRILVVMAINAGFLFAMTLHVQGGLGYSALRAGLMFAPTALVFGAVGLTWRRWPARLQGALVPVGFALVAVASVAIGLLMRDGGDGGLWLYVAFAITGSGMALGFSPTLTGALANVRPEDAADASGVLVTVTQLGQLLGVATFGTLYLNRLDTSGVQGSGQALWECTLALSVAAIAGASVGLVRRR